DNA sequence from the Chryseobacterium indicum genome:
GTGTTCAAGAGCTTTTACAGCAAGATCTATAAAGTAGGGTTCTTCTCCGTGAAAAAAATAAATCGGTAAAACTTCTTTATTTTTAATATTTTTGAGGATTAAATCTAATTCTTTCATCTTATAAATGGAACTTCCAAAACTGAATTTTCAGGAAACTTTTGATTTTAAATTCAAGAAAGACAAAGATAAGTTTTTTATTTATGATTTGGTTCGTAAAACTTACCTTTTGCTGACTCCTGAAGAGTGGGTACGGCAACACTGGATCCATTATTATCTTACGGTAAAATCCTACTCTGCTTCTGCATTAATTACTGAAAAAAAGATTGTTTTAAATGGTTTAACGAAGAGGGTTGATCTTTTAATTACTGAAAAAGCACAGCCTAAAATTTTAATTGAATGCAAAGCTCCGCAAATTAAATTAACCGAAAAGACTTTTGAGCAGACTGCAAGATATAATTCTGTAATCGGAGCGAAAGAGATTGTTCTGACGAATGGTTTGCAGCATATTCATGCGTATTATGAGAATGAACAGTATCAGTTTTATAAGCCGGAGTGAGATTGAGATTGAGGTTAAGGTTAAGATTGATTGTGGTTGAGATTAAGTGTTAGGTTGATTGAGTTAAATTGATGATAAAAATTTAAATGATAAACTTTACAGCTAATTCAGAATTAACCACAAAAGGGACAAAAGATAATGTTAAAGCGAATTTCTATAATAATTAAAGCGCTTAAAAGAATAAAAATCAAAGATTTTTAAAAACTAATGTGGGCTTTTTCATTTATAATGATCAACTTTAAATAAAAAATTTAGTAGATCTTTTGCAGCTTTTGCGGTTAAATAAAAAGTTTAAACAGACTCAATATCTTATTTTTATTGATTTTGAGTTATTTTTAGTAATTTAAATTCCTGATTTATCTTTCAATAATTTGGAAATGGATTGTTTGTTGTTTTATGAAAAACTTGTTTAAACTTTTTTACCGCAAAATATTGTAACACTTTAGTTGTTTAAGTTTAATAATTAAATGGAAAAAAGAGCACATAAGTTAAAAAAATCAAAGATTTTTTCTCTTTGCAGACTTTTGAAATACTTTAAGTAAATTCAATAAAGTTTTTTGTCTCTTTTGCGGTTAAATTTAAAATTAGTTTAAACAAACTTGAAAATATGGGGTTTGATTAAATGAAAAATCTTGAATTTTGAGAGAACAAAAGATGTTCATAATTTTTATTGATTAAATCTTAACAGGCAATGGCTGAATTTGGCAGAACTATTGATGGTATTGTTATAACATTGATTAACAGACTGATATTTAGCCCTGATTGAGCGGCATGTCTGAGCTCTTTTCTGAATTTCGGCGATGGCTTCGCCACCGCCGAAATTCAGAAAAAGCGAGTAGCGAAAGCGGGAAACAGCTCCTAAAAAAAAATTAAATTACAAAATATGATACGTTCACTTTTATTGTCTTCATTTTTAATGACTTCGGTGACTTTTTTTGGTCAGAATCTGAAACCTGTCGCTTATCAGGACGGCGCGCAGAAACTTAATGGACTGGTAACTTCCAATGCGGGGAAAAAACTTCCCGGAGTTCTGATTCTTCCTGCGTGGAAAGGAATTGATGATGAAGCGAAAACAGCCGCTGCCGAACTTGAAAAACAAGACTACGTTGCTTTTATTGCGGATATTTATGGGGAGGGAAATATTCCGACCAATATGGATACGGCTGCGAAAAATTCTGGATATTACAAGAAAAATTACGAAGCGTACCAGAAAAGGATTTCACTTGCACTGGAACAATTGAAAAAAAACGGGGCAATTCCTGAAAAAATTGCGGTAATCGGCTATTGTTTCGGAGGAACGGGAGCTTTGGAATCAGCGAGGGGAAATCTTCCTGTGGTGGGCGTTGTTTCTATCCACGGAAGTATCGGAAAAGATCAGGCAAGAAAAAACGGACCGATTTCAACAAAAATTCTGGTGGAAAATCCTGCCGATGACAGAGGAGTAAGTCCGGAAGATTACAATAATCTGGTGAAGGAAATGAATGATGGAAACGCAGACTGGCAGATTATTACGTATGCACACTCCAAACATACTTTTACCGATCCGAAATCGCCGGATTACAATGAAGTGATGGCGAAAAGAGCGTGGAACCACACGTTGATGTTTTTAAAAGAACTTCTGAAATAATATTATAATTTCCATAAAAAACGACCTCCAAAATTAGAGGTCGTTTTCTTTATAGTTTGCTTGTCGTGTTGCAGTCAGAACACCAGAAATATTCGGCTTCTTTATCTTTAAGCTTTGTTTTTGTTTTGTTTCCGCAGTTTTCGCAGATGTATTTCTCACTTTCGCTTTCCTTTGCTTCGTAATCACAATTGAAACAGCTCCAAACCGTTACATGAGACTTTCCGTTGATAAACCATGTAAAGGAATTTTCTTTACACTTAGGACAAATTTGTAGCGCCATTCTTTATTCTTCTCTGTTTACAAGATCCATAGAAAAAGCCGGAATACAGATGGCAACATATTCACATTCTTCTGAAAACGGATTGCTGTATCGCACTCTTGCTCCTTTTTCTATTAAAATACTTTGTCCTTTTTCTAAGACAACAATTTCTCCGTCAATTTCAAATTGTTTTTTTCCTGAAATAATTAAGGTGAATTCATCAAATTCGGGAGTCTGATGCGGTTCGCTCCAGTTGGGCGGTGCAACCATGTGTGCAATGGAAATATTGGAATTTCCTGTGGAGTTTCCCCAGTGTTCTTCGATGAGTTTTCCGTCTGTGGTAGGAACAACGAATGGCGATTGCTGAATTTTATATTTCTTCATATTATTTATTTTTTTATTTTTTTGAACACTAAGTAAACAAAGTTTTTTACTAGTGATCGCTTTTTAGTTTCACAAAGCCGTTTCACTTATAAAAGTTAACAAAGTTTTTAATTTAAACTAAAAGTCTGCCTAAACTTTTATTTAACCGCAAAAGGAGCAAAAGATGAACTAACTTTTATTTAAAGCTGATCATTATAAATGAAAAAGCTCACAATAGTTTTTAAAAATCTTTGATTTT
Encoded proteins:
- a CDS encoding type I restriction enzyme HsdR N-terminal domain-containing protein, which produces MELPKLNFQETFDFKFKKDKDKFFIYDLVRKTYLLLTPEEWVRQHWIHYYLTVKSYSASALITEKKIVLNGLTKRVDLLITEKAQPKILIECKAPQIKLTEKTFEQTARYNSVIGAKEIVLTNGLQHIHAYYENEQYQFYKPE
- a CDS encoding dienelactone hydrolase family protein, which codes for MIRSLLLSSFLMTSVTFFGQNLKPVAYQDGAQKLNGLVTSNAGKKLPGVLILPAWKGIDDEAKTAAAELEKQDYVAFIADIYGEGNIPTNMDTAAKNSGYYKKNYEAYQKRISLALEQLKKNGAIPEKIAVIGYCFGGTGALESARGNLPVVGVVSIHGSIGKDQARKNGPISTKILVENPADDRGVSPEDYNNLVKEMNDGNADWQIITYAHSKHTFTDPKSPDYNEVMAKRAWNHTLMFLKELLK
- a CDS encoding cupin domain-containing protein, with product MKKYKIQQSPFVVPTTDGKLIEEHWGNSTGNSNISIAHMVAPPNWSEPHQTPEFDEFTLIISGKKQFEIDGEIVVLEKGQSILIEKGARVRYSNPFSEECEYVAICIPAFSMDLVNREE